From a single Glycine soja cultivar W05 chromosome 19, ASM419377v2, whole genome shotgun sequence genomic region:
- the LOC114400230 gene encoding DExH-box ATP-dependent RNA helicase DExH18, mitochondrial-like, translated as MARGLFHLYTRKRTLSKLQALLFNNHHSQFHTFQNPVSPISTRFSNPLLRPRFSQSSRLSGERFRPTRPFSAAGDDGGTTEAPEGEFVADSGKGIDFELGKEVVNSVHGFPEHGVVANDDSNECNLEIDDSVECSTSSSGGEGGGGSDNNNELGKKNEEFMHVASRGPVELYREMCRVEWGPRLDRTEVEVLLEVCHWFAKSGWASNQALAIYIGMSFFPTAAHKFHKFLKKKCPTDVAKYLVYLGPSDEAMRFLFPIFVEFCLENFPDEIKRFRSMVESADLTKPHTWFPFARAMKRKIIYHCGPTNSGKTYNALQRFMEAKSGIYCSPLRLLAMEVFDKVNAKGIYCSLLTGQEKKRVPFSNHVACTVEMASAQELYEVAVIDEIQMMADSNRGYAWTRALLGLKADEIHLCGDPSVLDIVRKICQDTGDELCEQHYERFKPLVVEAKTLLGNFENIRSGDCVVAFSRREIFEVKLAIEKQTKHRCCVIYGALPPETRRQQASLFNDQSNEYDVLVASDAVGMGLNLNIRRVIFNSLAKYNGDKMVPIPASQVKQIAGRAGRRGYLYPDGLATTMHLDDLDYLIECLKQPFDDVKKVGLFPFYEQVELFSGQLPDLTFPQILEKFGENCRLDGSYFLCQHNHIKKIANMLGKVQGLSLKDHFNFCFAPVNVRDPKAMYHLLRYATSFGQKLPVNVAMGMPRSSARNDAELLDLETRHQVLSMYLWLSNHFDEETFPYVKKVEAMASCIADLLGQSLVRANWKPESRIKGRPKTEKSEGGQLETRSEVELQTEKREMGYSRLRSLLKLYEKKRHEKSLLLGHSKEVAA; from the exons ATGGCTAGAGGTCTCTTCCACTTGTACACACGCAAGAGAACCCTCTCAAAACTTCAAGCTCTTCTCTTCAACAACCACCACTCCCAATTCCACACTTTTCAAAACCCGGTTTCCCCAATTTCGACCCGTTTCTCGAACCCTCTCCTTCGCCCCAGATTCTCCCAAAGTTCGAGACTTTCCGGCGAAAGATTTCGCCCCACCAGGCCGTTTTCCGCCGCCGGCGACGATGGCGGCACCACCGAGGCGCCGGAAGGCGAGTTCGTCGCAGATTCCGGTAAGGGAATTGATTTTGAGCTTGGAAAGGAGGTTGTTAATAGTGTCCATGGTTTTCCTGAACATGGGGTTGTTGCAAATGATGATAGTAATGAGTGCAATTTAGAGATTGATGATTCTGTAGAATGTAGTACTAGTAGTAGTGGTGGTGAGGGTGGTGGTGGAAGTGATAATAACAATGAGTTAGGGAAGAAGAATGAGGAATTTATGCACGTGGCATCGCGTGGCCCGGTCGAATTGTACCGCGAAATGTGTAGAGTGGAATGGGGTCCAAGGCTGGACAGAACAGAGGTGGAGGTGCTGCTGGAAGTGTGCCATTGGTTTGCCAAATCAGGTTGGGCATCCAATCAGGCCCTTGCTATTTACATTGGTATGTCATTTTTCCCCACTGCAGCACACAAGTTCCACAAATTTCTCAAAAAGAAGTGCCCCACCGATGTTGCCAAGTACCTGGTATATCTTGGGCCGAGTGATGAGGCCATGAGGTTTTTGTTTCCTATATTTGTTGAGTTTTGTTTGGAGAATTTTCCTGATGAGATCAAGAGGTTCAGGAGTATGGTTGAGTCGGCTGACCTCACGAAGCCTCACACTTGGTTTCCGTTTGCGCGGGCGATGAAAAGGAAGATAATTTATCATTGTGGGCCGACGAATAGTGGGAAGACTTATAATGCTTTGCAGCGGTTTATGGAGGCGAAGTCGGGGATTTATTGTAGTCCACTTAGGTTGTTGGCGATGGAAGTTTTTGACAAGGTTAATGCGAAGGGGATTTACTGCAGTCTGTTAACTGGACAAGAAAAGAAGCGTGTGCCGTTTTCAAATCATGTTGCTTGCACTGTGGAAATGGCATCGGCACAGGAGTTGTATGAAGTGGCCGTTATTGATGAGATTCAGATGATGGCAGATTCGAATAGGGGGTATGCATGGACAAGGGCTCTCCTTGGGTTGAAGGCTGACGAGATACATTTGTGCGGTGATCCTAGTGTTTTGGATATTGTCAGGAAGATCTGTCAGGACACTGGAGATGAGTTGTGTGAGCAACATTATGAGAGGTTCAAACCGTTGGTGGTCGAAGCAAAGACCCTGCttggaaattttgaaaatattcgGTCTGGGGATTGTGTAGTTGCATTTTCTAGGAGAGAGATATTTGAGGTTAAATTGGCCATTGAGAAACAGACTAAACACCGCTGTTGTGTTATATATGGTGCTCTGCCACCTGAAACTCGTAGACAGCAGGCTAGTTTGTTCAATGATCAAAGTAATGAATATGATGTTCTGGTGGCTAGTGATGCAGTGGGAATGGGCCTGAACCTTAACATTAGAAGGGTGATTTTTAATAGCCTTGCAAAGTACAATGGTGACAAAATGGTTCCTATTCCAGCATCACAGGTTAAGCAAATTGCAGGAAGAGCTGGTCGGAGAGGATACCTTTATCCTGATGGACTCGCCACAACCATGCATTTAGATGATTTGGACTACTTGATTGAGTGTTTGAAACAACCTTTTGATGATGTAAAAAAAGTAGGCCTTTTTCCATTTTACGAGCAGGTTGAATTGTTTTCCGGGCAACTTCCAGATTTAACATTTCCCCAGATTTTAGAAAAATTTGGTGAAAATTGCCGTTTGGACGGGTCATACTTCTTGTGTCAACATAATCACATCAAGAAGATTGCTAATATGTTAGGGAAGGTCCAGGGATTATCTCTAAAAGATCATTTTAACTTCTGTTTTGCTCCTGTTAATGTTAGAGACCCAAAAGCTATGTACCATTTGCTTAGATATGCCACATCATTTGGTCAGAAGCTTCCTGTAAATGTAGCTATGGGCATGCCTAGAAGTTCTGCTCGAAATGATGCAGAACTCCTGGACCTTGAGACTAGGCATCAGGTATTATCTATGTATTTGTGGTTGTCAAACCACTTTGACGAGGAGACATTTCCATATGTGAAGAAAGTTGAGGCAATGGCTTCATGCATTGCTGATTTACTGGGTCAATCTCTTGTCAGAGCTAATTGGAAACCTGAATCAAGGATTAAAGGGAgaccaaaaactgaaaaaagtGAAGGGGGGCAACTAGAAACAAGGAGTGAAGTTGAATTACAAACTGAAAAAAGGGAAATGGGCTATTCAAGGCTGCGATcgcttttaaaattatatgagaa gaAACGGCATGAAAAATCCTTACTGCTTGGTCATTCAAAGGAAGTGGCTGCGTAA